The Phyllostomus discolor isolate MPI-MPIP mPhyDis1 chromosome 9, mPhyDis1.pri.v3, whole genome shotgun sequence nucleotide sequence gatgggagggggtgggcagggtagatgggagtgaagggggaaaaggggacaactgtaatagcataattgataaaatatattttttaaaaagaaagaaacagaagaccaGTCTCTAATTGCTGACTCTGAAGTTTCCTAGCTCCATAACCTtgtctgagcctcaatttcttcatccgTAAAATGGTAATAACATGTATCTTATCTGCTTCAcagggattattttttcttttattgattccagagagaagggaagggaagggaaggagaaagagaagaatagaaacatctgtgtgagagagagacattgattgtttgcctcttgcatgcttcTCAACTgaggacagaacctgcaacccaggcatgtgccttgaccaggaataggatatgcaactttttggttcaagggacgatgcccaaccaacagagccacactagccagggctgcctcacagAGATTTTGTAAGGATAAGTGAGGTAATGGATGCTGATGTGCTTCATAAACTATAAACCTTGCACAAACTTGGTGGATTATTGGTATAGAATCTTTAAAGATCTGATAGACATTCACCAAGGAATAGCTATGTATAACAGCATGacagttatttttgttaattatggtaaatacacataatataaaatttactctATTGGCTATTttgaagtgtacagttctatggcATTAAGTACGCTCATGTTGTTGTGCAACTGTCACCACCATTCATCTCAAGGACTCATGTTGCAAAACTGATGCTCTGTAGTCACAAAGCAGTGACTTCTCTCcgcccagcccttggcaaccaccattctactttctgtctctacaaatCTGGCTACTCTACATCTCTCATTTAAGTGGAATCAtcagtgtttgtccttttgtgactggcctttttcacttagcataatgtctttaagGTTTATCCCTGTTGCAGCAATGTCAGAATTTCCTgccttttaaaggctgaataatattccattgtatacataacacattaaaaaattcattcttctATTGATAGAAACTTGGTTTGCTTCTACCTATagactattttgaataatgcaTCTATGGACATGggtatacaaatatctctttgacaCCTGGTTTTccattcttttgggtatatacccagaagaaaAATTACTGGATCATAGggtattttcatctttttaggTTTTCCCATACTGTTTCTCTAATGGCTTTATCATTTTCCAGTCCCATTtgcaatgcactagggttccaatttctccccTTCTTTGTCAATActtgttagtttctttttaaaaaaattgtgttgaatatgctactacagttgtcccagttatccccctttttcccccctccacccagcatgccCTCtcactcaggcaatccccacaccattgtttatgtccatgggtcatgtatattagttctttggctactccatttcctatactgtactttacatcaccatggcaaattctgtaactacctatttgtacttcttaatcccctcacctctttacccattcccccacaacaccctctcatctggcaaccatcaaaaattCTCTCTGTATCCATCATTCTCTCACtgattttcttgtttgcttagcttattttttagattaaattgttgatagatatgtatttattacccttttactgttcatagttttgatctttttcttaaataagtccctttaatatttcatataataatggtttagtggtgatgaactcctttagtttttccttgtgtggaaagctctttatctgcccttcgattctacataatagctttgctgggtagaacaatcttgacTTCAGGTCCCcagtttttcatgattttgatttcttgctaatccttctagcctgcaaagtttcttttgaggaatcagctgacagtcttatggaaactcccctataggtaactaacttcttttctcttgccacttttaagattctctcttaatctttaacctttggcattttaattatgatgtgccatgGAGTGGCCTCTtagcatccatcttgtttgggactctgtgcttcctggacttgcatgtctatttccttcaccaaattagggatcttttctttcattattttttcaaatagattttcaatttcttgctctttattttcttcttctggcacccctacgatgAGAATATTGGACcctttgaagttgtctcagaggctgctcaTACTATCCTTGGGTTTTTgatcctttttccttcttattgttTGATAGgctatttttgctttgttttgttccaagtcattgatttgattctcagcttcatccattctactgttgtttccctgtaaattgttctttatttcaattattacatccttcatttctgactggatcttttttatgctgttgaggtcctcactaagttccttgaacatccttataaccagtgttttgtactctacatctgatagattccctatttcccttttgtttagttgtttttctggagttttgatctgttctttcatttgggccatatttctttgcctccgcattttggcagcctctctgtgtttgtttctgtgtattaggtagagctgctttgacttcctgtcttgatagtgtggcctaatgtagtaggtgtcctatagggcccAGTGGTACAAcctcccctaccacccaagctgggttCTCGAGGACCTGttaacagcaaccaaggctcaactatgaGAGGAAGCTatactgttttgttgttgttatttgtttgtttgtttgtttgatagtgTCCATTTCAAAGGGTGTTATTAGGTGGTAACTTACTGTTTTGACTCACATTTCCCTTATaactagtaatgctgagcatcttttcatgtgcctattggcCATTCGTTTAtgtttctttggaggaatgtcttTTCAagctttttgcttattttaaaatcaagttatCGACACAGGCTTGGGCCCGACGGGGGAGACGGAGGTGCAGGACTGTTGAAGCCTGgacgtcccctcccctccccctcccccctttgccGCTTTGTGGCATCCCCCTCCCTATGTCCTTTCCCACTCTGAAAATCTAGCCATGACTAGCAGAAGCACAGCCAGGCCCAAtgggcagccccaggccagcaAAATATGCCAGTTCAAATTGGTCCTGCTGGGTGAATCTGCAGTGGGGAAGTCTAGCCTGGTATTACGTTtcgtcaaagggcagttccatgaGTACCAGGAGAGCACCATTGGAGCGGCCTTCCTCACCCAGTCTGTTTGCCTAGATGACACAACAGTCAAGTTTGAGATCTGGGACACAGCAGGGCAGGAGCGATACCATAGCTTGGCCCCCATGTACTACAGAGGTGCCCAAGCTGCAATTGTGGTTTATGACATTACTAATCAGGAAACCTTCGCCCGAGCGAAGACATGGGTAAAGGAACTACAGCGGCAGGCCAGTCCTAGCATTGTTATAGCCCTGGCAGGGAACAAAGCTGACCTGGCCAACAAGCGCCTGGTGGAGTATGAAGAGGCCCAAGCATATGCAGATGACAACAGTTTATTGTTTATGGAGACCTCAGCCAAGACAGCTATGAACGTCAATGATCTCTTCCTGGCAATAGCTAAGAAGTTGCCAAAGAGTGAACCCCAGAATCTGGGGGGTGCAGCAGGCCGAAGCCGAGGCGTGGATCTCCACGAGCAGTCGCAGCAGAACAAGAGCCAGTGTTGTAGCAACTGAGGGGGCAGCTAGCAGCAAACAAGTATGGAGCTAGcacaaaagctaaaaaaaataaccTCCATTCCCACCCCTCAGCACACAGCCCCTACGGTAACAGcacactgagccctggctccCAAGGGCTGCCTCCTGACAGCTCCGTCATGGCACTTTTTAACGCTTCAGCAACCAACACCGGGCAGCTGTTGCCACTGACCTCCAACCCCTACTCTGGGACTCGGGGGGGGTCAGGTCTCCCAGGACTTACCTTCCAAAACCACCTTTCTTCACTTGTATTATAGGTGCAAGACAGTGACCTACttacctttcctcctcctccccattttttcagaaaacatttttttgtcttctgcCCTTTCTGCTTTTGGTCAACCCCTGTTCTTGatccccttttcctcctttccccaggaTGGAGAAGGTGGTGAACCCAGGAACTGAGGAAGGAAGTTTCTAATTCAGTCACATTAAGGGCCCTGGGGGAGAGTAAGGCTCAGAGCAGGAGGGAGTAAGGAaatttccatttttggttttatttggttGGAATTTCTCATTTGAAAACACTGCATTATCCATGAGTCAGCCTTGTGGAAGGTGTTTCAAGGTAGAGAATGGGAAGGCAAGCGCGCAGGCACCAGGTGAGAGTCGTGTTGTTAGCTCACTgggcagaggtggaggaggaggtggagatgCAACGTCATCTATGGCTCTTGAACTCTTCCAAGGCCTAATTTCCCCTCAATCAGTCTCTTAGGTAGCTTCTCTTCCGTACTGGGGGAGACGCCGAACCCCAGAGTCCTCCAAAGAATCTTCACTGGTTGCCTGCATCTTTGGCTCTGCTGTGATCTAATTGGAGGAGGGACCAGTTTCTGATATCCATCCTCTGATTTatacatatgcattttttttctctctggcctTTAGGTGGCCTCAAGCCCAGCCACTATATCTCCCTGCAGTTTGCACTTTAATTGATGGTGGTTCAGTTGGGATACTTGTTTTATGGGAGTTTTGATTGATTTACCTGCCCTctcacttttttaattaaatggaatCCAAGATGTATATGAGGTTTGGGGAGGGACTGTAGAGAACAGTATCAGTGGCAGCTACTCAAGCCCAATCTCCACTGCGAGCTTCCTCCAACTCCGATTCTTAACCTATATCTGTGCCAGCCTAGCTCTTGGGTGTAGGTTTGCCTTTCCCAGGGAATTAACTGAGGCAACTGGAGAGCGGTCTCAGGATAGCACAGGCCATGGAAAGGGGTGAAGAGGAGTAAGGCAAGAGGGAggagttttctctcctttcccaggGTTCATGTTCAATTTGATCCACCCGTTACCGTGTGTTTTCTACTTCCCTGTAAATAGGTGTGATCTTTGTTCCCACTGTACAGTCtgttctccacccccaccccccaatcaggccttatttcttttctcctttgttagTATCTTCAGTTTAGTCCTTCTGTGCTTATCCCCATACTCACCCCCCATGCAACCAGTGGTTTAATCCAAATACCACTAGGGACTAGTACCACAGGCCTACTGGTGGCCACCTTATAATACCTGTCCCTGTGGAGAATGACTGGCACTGAAAATCCCCTCGCATCACCAGAAGATGTTGGTCCTTTCTAAATCTCTAGCCTCTCTTTACATCCCTCATCAGGTATTTTAGGATGTCTTTGGGAAGCCATCAAGGCACGAGAGAATTCTGAACTCCTTGTTCCAGCCTAGAGTTTTGTGAAAATTGGGGGAAGTAATGTAGGAAAGGCCTCAGTGAGGGCCTTGGTGACCTAGGATTGGAACCACTCTGCCCTTTTGGCTTGCAGACTTCCTTCTGTCCCAGAGCAGCTGAGAAATCCATGAGGCTGAGATCCTGAAGGACCTAGCTTAAGTTCTTCCCCTTAGGTCtcaattcccttccttttccaggGGCAGCCTTATTTCCTGTGGCCCtgaaacacacatacatttttgCCTTCCTTTCCCAGCACCCCACTAAGCCCCCAAGAACACCCAGTATGTCCTTATAAGTGGAAGAACTAGG carries:
- the LOC114506938 gene encoding ras-related protein Rab-5B; this translates as MTSRSTARPNGQPQASKICQFKLVLLGESAVGKSSLVLRFVKGQFHEYQESTIGAAFLTQSVCLDDTTVKFEIWDTAGQERYHSLAPMYYRGAQAAIVVYDITNQETFARAKTWVKELQRQASPSIVIALAGNKADLANKRLVEYEEAQAYADDNSLLFMETSAKTAMNVNDLFLAIAKKLPKSEPQNLGGAAGRSRGVDLHEQSQQNKSQCCSN